TAAACTTTTTCATTTAATAATTTTGAAACAGCTTTTATTTGAGAAAGAATATTTTGAATTTCAGAGGGTAAATTTAAAATAAAATTTTGATTAATAATTTCTAAAGAAATTTCTTTAGTTTTATCTATATTATAATCTTCATAAAAAGCATTTAAAATATCTGTTCTAGTAACAATTCCAATAATTTTATTATTATCTAAAATAGGAATTCTACCAATATTATTTTCAATGATTAAATTTTTTAATTTACTTAGGGAAAAATTTTTATTTCCCACAATTAAATTTTTATTCATATATTTCTTTACAGGAAAATGACCTAAATTATGATTGATAAAACGATTAATTTCTTTTTTAGAAATTACTCCTACTAATTTATGATTTTCTATAATAGGGAAACCACTATGACCTGTTCTTTCAGATAAAATATAGGCATCTTTTAAAGTAGTTGAGCTATCTATTACTTTTACAGGAGAACTCATAATATCATAGGCAGTTTTTTCTTTTGCCATGAGATTATTAAGTTTTTCCTTAATTAATTTCTGAGCTTTAGATATATTTCCATTTTTATAAGTTGTAGAATATGCACTTGAAAAACCTCCTCCTCCCATTCCATGAAAAACATTTTCTAAATTAATATGTTCAGAGTTGCTTCTTCCAATAATACTTATTTTGTTTTTAGATTCAACAAAAATAAAATAGCTATTACAATTTTGAATTAACATAAGATTATCAATAAGTTCATTAATTCCCCCTATAAAATTTTCAGAAGATATCTTAGAAAAACCAATAGTTTCTTTTCCAAAATAGAAAAAATGTGTATTTTTAATAAGAGTTTTTAAAATATTTTCCTGTTTATAGGTTAAAGTTGAAGTGGTAAAATCTTTAATCATTCGAATATTTCCACCATGTTCAACTAAGAAACTAGCCATTTTAAAATCTAAGAAAGTTGTTGTAGGAAAAAGAAAATTCCCTGTATCTTCATATATTCCTAATAGAGATATGTCAAGTTCATATTTTTTCAAATGAAAATTTGGAATATTATGAATACATAAATCTAAAAGATACGATGTATTAGATCCATATTTTTGAGAAACATCAATAGAACAATATTTAGAATTAATTTTATTTCTAGGATGATGATCGTAAATAACTAATTCTACATTGTCTAAAATTTTATCAAAGGGATCTATTCTAGTAGGACCAGAAGTATCTACTAAAATAATTTTTTTTATGTATTTTAAGTTGATATCCTCTATAGTATTAAAGTTTAAAATCTCTTTAAAAAGAGAAAATAATTTTTTTACATTATTTCCTAAGGTTGTTGGCAAAATAATTTTTGCTTTTGGATGTAATTTGTTGGCTAAAATAAGAGAGGCAAAACCATCTAAGTCTGTTAGGTGGTGCGTTGTAATTATCTCCATAAATACCTCCTAAAATATTACTGATATATTAATATTACCTTAAATTATTATAATAACCAAGAAGCAAGAAGGGAAATATTTTTTGATTTTTATTATTAAAAATGATATAATTTAGCGAAATACTAGGGATAGGAATAGGTAAGTAGTAAGAAGTGAAGACTAAAAAATTTAGTCTTAATTCCTTATTATTTACGTACTATTTCCTATCCAAATTATATAAAAATTTGGAGGTTTTTATGTTTAATGAAAAAACTTTATCCATGGAAATAGGTGGAAGAACACTTACAGTTTCCACAGGAAAAATAGCTAGACAATCAAATGGAGCAGTTATGCTTCAATACGGAGATACAATGGTTTTAACAACTGTTAACCGTAGTAAAGAACCAAGAGTGGGAGTAGATTTCTTCCCTTTAACAGTAGATTTTGTTGAAAAATATTATGCTGCAGGAAAATTCCCTGGAGGATTTAATAAAAGAGAAGCAAGACCTTCTACACATGCAACATTAACAGCAAGATTAATAGATAGACCTATTAGACCAATGTTCCCAGAAGGATTTACTTATGATGTTCATATTGTAAATACTGCAATTTCTTATGATGGAAAAAATACACCTAATTTCTTAGGTATAGTTGGTTCATCTCTTGCTCTTACAATATCTGATATTCCATTCATGGGACCAGTTGCAGGAGTAGTAGTAGGAATGAATGAAAATGGAGAGTTTATTTTAAACCCAACTCCAGAAGAATTAGAAAATAGTATCTTAGATTTATCAGTAGCAGGAAGCAAAGATGCTATAAACATGGTTGAGGCTGGATCAAAAGAGTTAGATGAAGAGACTATGTTAAAAGCAATTATGTTTGCACATGCTAACATTAAAAAGATTTGTGAATTCCAAGAAGAATTTGCAAAAATTGCAGGAAAAGAGAAAATAGCTTTCCAAGCTCCAGAGCCATTACCATTAGTTAAAAACTTTATTGATACAAATGGAACTGAGAAATTAAAATCTGTAGTATTAACTCTTGGAAAACAAGCTAGACAAGATGCTGTAGATGGTTTAGAAGCTGAATTATATGAAGCTTTTGCTAAGGAGAATTTTGGTGAAGAGGAAGTTCCTGAGGATATTCAAAAGGAATTTGCAAAATATTACCATGATTTAATGAAAAAATTAGTAAGAGACTCTATTTTATATAATCACCATAGAGTAGATGGAAGAAAAACAACTGAAATCAGAGGTTTAGATGCAGAGGTTGGAGTTTTACCAATCCCTCATGGATCAGCATTATTCACAAGAGGAGAGACTCAAGCTTTAGTTTTAACAACTTTAGGAACTAAAGAGGATGAGCAATTAGTTGACGGGTTAGATGAAGAATATTACAAAAAATTCTATTTACACTATAACTTCCCTCCATATTCAGTTGGAGAAGTTGGAAGAATGGGTGCCCCAGGAAGAAGAGAATTAGGACATGGTTCTTTAGCTGAAAGAGCTTTAAGCTATGTAATTCCAAATGTAGAAGATTTCCCTTATACAATAAGAGTTGTTTCAGAAATAACTGAATCAAATGGATCATCTTCACAAGCTTCAATTTGTGGTGGATCATTATCATTAATGCACGCAGGAGTACCTATTAAAGAGCATGTTGCTGGAATAGCAATGGGACTTATTAAAGAAAATGATGACTATGTTGTATTAACTGATATAATGGGATTAGAAGATCACTTAGGAGATATGGACTTTAAAGTTGCAGGAACTAAAAATGGTATAACAGCATTACAAATGGATATGAAAATTACAGGAATTTCAGAAGATATTATGAAAATTGCATTAAACCAAGCTTTAACAGCAAGACTTCAAATATTAGATGTAATGAATGCAGAAATTTCAACTCCAAATGAATTAGCACCAACTGTTCCAAGAATTCACCAAATGACAATTGCAACAGATAAAATTGCAGCATTAATTGGACCTGCTGGAAAGAATATCAAGGGAATTATAGATCAAACAGGAGCTACAATTGATATTGAAGATGATGGTAGAGTATCAATATTCTGTAAAGATTTAGAAGCTCTAGATAGAACTATAACTCTTGTTAATGGATATGTTAAAGATGTAGAAGTTGGAGAAAAATATATAGGTAAAGTTGTAAATATTGCTAAGTTTGGAGCATTTATGGAAATTTTACCAGGAAAAGAAGGGCTATTACATGTATCTGAAATTTCTAAGGAAAGAGTAGCAAATGTAGAAGATGTTTTAAAAGCTGGAGATACATTTGAAGTTCAGGTTATTTCAACAGAAAATGGAAAAATAAGCCTAAGTAGAAAAAGACTTCTAGTAGAAAATAAAGAGGAAGCAACAGAGACTAAGGGTGAGTAATTTTGAAAGAACACAAAGATTCTCTTTGTGTTCTTTTTAAGCTTATAAAGAAAAAATTATTGAGGTGTATAAATGAAACTAGGTTTAATAAGTTTAGGTTGTAGTAAAAACCTTGTGGACAGCGAATATTTAATCGGAATGCTTGTAGCTAGAAAAGGTTTTGAAATAACAAATAATATTGAAGAAGCAGATGTGGCTTTAATAAATACTTGTGGATTTATAGGAGATGCAAAGGAAGAATCAATTCAAGCAATACTTGAAGTTGCAGAATATAAAGTAAGCGGGAATTTAAAAAAGATAATAGTTGCAGGTTGTTTAGCTCAAAGATATGCAGAGGAATTAATTGCAGAAATTCCAGAAATAGATGGAGTTATTGGAACTGGAGATATTGATAAAATAGAAGAAGTTATAGACACTATTTTTGAAGATAAAAAAATAATCGAAACTAGTAGTTTAGATTTCTTAGCAGATGCAACACACGAAAGAATTTTAACTACAAATCCACATACAGCCTATGTAAAAATAGCTGAAGGATGCGATAGAAGATGTGCTTACTGCATTATTCCTAAATTAAGAGGAAAATTAAGAAGTAGAACTATTGAAGATATTGTTAAAGAAGCAGAAGCTCTAGTAGCTAATGGAGTAAGAGAGATTAACTTACTTGCTCAAGAAACTACAGAGTATGGATTAGATTTATATGGTAAAAAAGCTTTGCCAGATTTACTAAAAGCCTTAGCAAAAGTAGAGGGACTTAAATGGATTAGAGCATACTATATGTTCCCTAACTCTGTAACTGATGAATTAATTGAAACTATAAAAAATGAACCTAAGGTTTGTTCATATTTTGATGTACCTATTCAACATATTTCTGGAAATATTTTAAGAAGCATGGGAAGAGCCAAATCAGGAGAGCAAATTAGAGAAATATTAGGAAGAATAAGAAGTGCTATACCAGAAGCTACAATAAGAACTACTGTTATAGTTGGATTCCCAGGAGAAACTGAAGAAAACTTCCAAGAACTTAAGGACTTTTTAGAAGAATTTAAATTTGATTATGCTGGAGTATTTAAATATTCTAGAGAGGAAAATACTAAAGCATATGATATGGATAATCAAGTTCCAGAAGAAATTAAAGAAAGAAGATGGGTGGAGTTAACAAATCTTCAATCTGAAATAGCTGAGATGAAAAATAGAGAATTAACAGGAAAAATTGTAGATGTGATGATAGATGGAGTTTCTTCAGAAAGTGAATATATGCTTGAAGGAAGAACAATGGGACAAGCACTAGAAATAGATGGAAAAGTTTTAACTAACGATGGAACTGGAAAACAGGGGGAAATAGTTAAAGTTAGACTTGAGCAAAATTTTGAATATGATTTTGTTGGTCCAATTGTTGAAAATGAAAAATAAGGAATAAAATATTAAATGACTGGGAGGGTAAATTATGAATTTACCAAATAAATTGACTATAATAAGATTAATTCTTGCTATACCTTTTATATATCTATTGCAAGAATCACAGTCTGGGGATTATGATTGCTTATTTAGAATATCAGCCTTTGTAATATTTGTGTTAGCATCGTTAACAGATTTTTTTGATGGTTATATAGCAAGAAAATATAATTTAATAACAGACTTAGGTAAAATAATGGATCCATTGGCAGATAAAATACTAGTTATTTCTGCTTTAGTAATTTTCGTAAAGTTAGATTACATACCACCATGGATGTCTATTGTTGTAATAGCTAGAGAATTTTTAATAAGTGGAATAAGAACTATTGCTGCTGCAAAGGGTGAAGTTATTCCAGCAGGAAAATTAGGAAAATATAAAACAACAACTCAAATGATAGTAATAATCATAATGTTGATTTTTGGTCTTGGAAATACTCCAGCCCAAGGAAAGTTTTTAAAAGATATATATTTTTATATAACTTTAATTCCTGTAGTT
This genomic stretch from Cetobacterium ceti harbors:
- a CDS encoding CBS domain-containing protein produces the protein MEIITTHHLTDLDGFASLILANKLHPKAKIILPTTLGNNVKKLFSLFKEILNFNTIEDINLKYIKKIILVDTSGPTRIDPFDKILDNVELVIYDHHPRNKINSKYCSIDVSQKYGSNTSYLLDLCIHNIPNFHLKKYELDISLLGIYEDTGNFLFPTTTFLDFKMASFLVEHGGNIRMIKDFTTSTLTYKQENILKTLIKNTHFFYFGKETIGFSKISSENFIGGINELIDNLMLIQNCNSYFIFVESKNKISIIGRSNSEHINLENVFHGMGGGGFSSAYSTTYKNGNISKAQKLIKEKLNNLMAKEKTAYDIMSSPVKVIDSSTTLKDAYILSERTGHSGFPIIENHKLVGVISKKEINRFINHNLGHFPVKKYMNKNLIVGNKNFSLSKLKNLIIENNIGRIPILDNNKIIGIVTRTDILNAFYEDYNIDKTKEISLEIINQNFILNLPSEIQNILSQIKAVSKLLNEKVYLVGGIVRDLILNLPNEDIDIVVENDANNFAKNLSEFLPTAKIRIHDQFKTATIFLENGLSIDIATLRSEYYEYPTALPIVTQGTIKDDLFRRDFTINALAIDISHNNFGKLLDFFKGYNDIKNKNIKIIHNISFIDDPTRIIRACRFASRYNFTIENETHDLILDAIEMGILERLSWNRLKNEFQYILEDKNPSKGILLLNKYNLLKLFHDNIILDKSLLKKLNLANKFKNIFAIKLEYWIVFLLVLTSQLNSKELEIIFLKFGFSKNFINKHKFGIEKRKILLEELNSKNKNSEIYSLLKNIPEEVLILLILESTRENKVKIKSYLFNLKGKVAIIKGRDLLELGLESGPHLKEYIEKSFLIQLDQINPSKDSILKELNLIC
- the pnp gene encoding polyribonucleotide nucleotidyltransferase; this translates as MFNEKTLSMEIGGRTLTVSTGKIARQSNGAVMLQYGDTMVLTTVNRSKEPRVGVDFFPLTVDFVEKYYAAGKFPGGFNKREARPSTHATLTARLIDRPIRPMFPEGFTYDVHIVNTAISYDGKNTPNFLGIVGSSLALTISDIPFMGPVAGVVVGMNENGEFILNPTPEELENSILDLSVAGSKDAINMVEAGSKELDEETMLKAIMFAHANIKKICEFQEEFAKIAGKEKIAFQAPEPLPLVKNFIDTNGTEKLKSVVLTLGKQARQDAVDGLEAELYEAFAKENFGEEEVPEDIQKEFAKYYHDLMKKLVRDSILYNHHRVDGRKTTEIRGLDAEVGVLPIPHGSALFTRGETQALVLTTLGTKEDEQLVDGLDEEYYKKFYLHYNFPPYSVGEVGRMGAPGRRELGHGSLAERALSYVIPNVEDFPYTIRVVSEITESNGSSSQASICGGSLSLMHAGVPIKEHVAGIAMGLIKENDDYVVLTDIMGLEDHLGDMDFKVAGTKNGITALQMDMKITGISEDIMKIALNQALTARLQILDVMNAEISTPNELAPTVPRIHQMTIATDKIAALIGPAGKNIKGIIDQTGATIDIEDDGRVSIFCKDLEALDRTITLVNGYVKDVEVGEKYIGKVVNIAKFGAFMEILPGKEGLLHVSEISKERVANVEDVLKAGDTFEVQVISTENGKISLSRKRLLVENKEEATETKGE
- the rimO gene encoding 30S ribosomal protein S12 methylthiotransferase RimO codes for the protein MKLGLISLGCSKNLVDSEYLIGMLVARKGFEITNNIEEADVALINTCGFIGDAKEESIQAILEVAEYKVSGNLKKIIVAGCLAQRYAEELIAEIPEIDGVIGTGDIDKIEEVIDTIFEDKKIIETSSLDFLADATHERILTTNPHTAYVKIAEGCDRRCAYCIIPKLRGKLRSRTIEDIVKEAEALVANGVREINLLAQETTEYGLDLYGKKALPDLLKALAKVEGLKWIRAYYMFPNSVTDELIETIKNEPKVCSYFDVPIQHISGNILRSMGRAKSGEQIREILGRIRSAIPEATIRTTVIVGFPGETEENFQELKDFLEEFKFDYAGVFKYSREENTKAYDMDNQVPEEIKERRWVELTNLQSEIAEMKNRELTGKIVDVMIDGVSSESEYMLEGRTMGQALEIDGKVLTNDGTGKQGEIVKVRLEQNFEYDFVGPIVENEK
- the pgsA gene encoding CDP-diacylglycerol--glycerol-3-phosphate 3-phosphatidyltransferase; the protein is MNLPNKLTIIRLILAIPFIYLLQESQSGDYDCLFRISAFVIFVLASLTDFFDGYIARKYNLITDLGKIMDPLADKILVISALVIFVKLDYIPPWMSIVVIAREFLISGIRTIAAAKGEVIPAGKLGKYKTTTQMIVIIIMLIFGLGNTPAQGKFLKDIYFYITLIPVVLTIWSGWEYSVKAKHYFLNNK